GCTTGCTCGGCACCATGTCTGCGATCGGCACTACGCTCGGCCCGTCGCTCGGCGGCATCTTGATCGCCAGCTTCGGCTGGGAGACCATTTTCCTCGTCAATGTGCCGCTCGGGATCGCAAACTTCCTGCTCGCCGCCTGCTTCCTGCCGGCGGATCGCCGGCACAGGAAGGTAAGCCAGGGGCGGCTGGATATGATCGGCACTTTGCTGCTGGCGCTGACGCTGGCCGCCTATGCGCTGGCGATGACAATCGGGCATGGAAGCTTTGGCGCCTTGAATATGGGTCTGCTGCTGGCCACGGCTTCAGGCATCGCTCTGTTTGCCTTCACTGAGACGAAGGTGAAGTCGCCGCTATTGCATCTTTCCATGTTTCACGATCGTAAGCTCAGCACGGGCCTTGCCATGAGCACTCTCGTTTCCACTGTCATCATGGCAACGCTGGTGGTCGGTCCCTTCTATCTCTCTCGCAGCCTTGGCTTCGATGCAGCCCATGTCGGTGCCATCATGTCCTCCGGCCCGCTGGTGTCGGCGCTGACGGGGGTACCGGCCGGCCGCATTGTCGATCGCTTCGGCGCCCAGCGCGTGACCACGACGGGTCTTGCGGGCATGATTGTCGGCCTCTTCCTGATAGTGATGCTGCAAGGCAGATTCGGAGCCGCCGGCTATATCGGCCCGCTCGTTATCGTGACCGCAAACTATGCGCTCTTTCAGGCGTCCAACAACACCACCATCATGAAGGACATAAACGCGGAGCAGCGTGGCGTGATTTCCGGTATGTTGAGCCTGTCGCGAAATCTCGGCCTGATTACAGGCGCCGCCGTCATGGGTGCGATCTTCACATTCGCCTCCGGCGCCGCCGACATCACGGCGGCGCATCCGGAAGCAGTGGCGAGCGGAATGCAGACCACCTTTGCGGTGGCCGCTCTGCTGATCGTTGGGACTTTGGCTATAGCACTTGCCGGCTCTGCTTATGCGAAGCGCGCACCTCTTTCAGAGGAGGCGCTATAATCGGCTTATAGAAAAAGGCCGGATGCAAATGCTTCCGGCCTTCCAGAGTTCAATTTCTGAAATCAGAAACTCGCCGTCAGCGGGTCCGGCCCGATGCGGCCACTGGCCGAATCGAGCTTGGCCATCTCGGCCAGATCGTCGCCTTCGAGCTTGAAGTCAAAGACGTTGAGGTTTTCCTCGATGCGGCTCGGCGTCACCGATTTCGGGATGACGATCAGGCCGTTGTCGATGTGCCAGCGGATGATGATCTGCGCCGGGGTGCGGCCATGCTTGGCGGCGATCTTGCCGATGACAGCATTGCCGAGAAGCTTGCCCTGACCGAGCGGGCTCCAGGATTCGGTCTTGATGCCGAGCTTGTCATGAACCGCACGCAGTTCCGTCTGCTGGAAGGTGGGATGCAGCTCGATCTGGTTCAGCACAGGCGTCACGCCGGTCTCGCCGATGATACGTTCGAGATGCGCGGCGGCAAAATTGGAAACGCCGATCGAACGGGCGCGGCCTTCTTCCTTCAGGCGCACGAAAGCCTTCCAAGTGTCGAGATAACGGTTGCGGTGCGGCGACGGCCAGTGGATCAGGTAGAGGTCGATATAGTCGGTGCCGAGCCTTTTCAGGCTTTCATCGAAGGCCTTCAGCGTGGAATCGAAGCCCTGCGCCTCGTTCCAGAGCTTGGTTGTGAGATAGATATCCTTGCGGGCAACGCCGGACTGCCGCACGCCTTCGCCAACGCCATCTTCGTTGGCATAGATGGCTGCGGTATCGATATGGCGATAGCCGGCTTTCAAAGCCGTGCTGACGGCCATCGGCGCGACATTCTCCGGTGTCTGCCAGACGCCGAGGCCGACCTGCGGAATGGAATTGCCGTCATTGAACGTAATTGTCGGTTGCGTAGTCACGATAAGTCTCCAAAGGATGAGAAGCGGGTGGAGTGAAGGCGTGATTTAAATTCTAAAAGAAAAGGGGTCGGTCTGGTCCGCAAAGGCGCACCGGTCGAAATCCCATATAATGGAGAATATCGGGATGTTAACCCCGGGCGTCCTTTCAGACAACCCGGACGGTCGTACCTCTTCGCAGCGATGGCAGAATGCGCTTCATGTCGCGCAGGCTCACGGCAACACACCCGGCCGTCGGCTCGTATCCCGGCCTGATCAGGTGAAAGAAGATCGCCGAGCCGCGGTTGCGCCTGCGAGAGCTCACATTCCAGTCGAGCACTAGGCAGACGTCGTAGAGGCCGTCGCCCCGCCGCAATTCCTCGTGGCTCGGCCTGAAAGGCGCCTTCACCAGCCTGTTGTAGTTGGGATCGTCGGGTTGGTCACACCAGAGCATATCCTTCCGGATGTGCCGCATCGGCAAGGCCGTCCGCAGAAAGCGGACCCGATCGCCGCGCGTGAAGCCGTAAAGCAACTTCATATCCGCGATGGGTGTCGCGCCGTCGCCTTCGCGCTTCAATATGCTGCGTCCGGATCGGCCGATCGCCGCCGGTACCGTCATGCCCCCGACCTGCACCAGCGCCCGCGTTTTCTTACCCGGCTGAGGACGCACGACGATCGTCGAAGCGGTCCGCCTGGCCCCCGCCCTTGTCTTTTGCATTTTCCTCACATGTTTTTGCTTTGCGCGTGATTTCATTTGAAATCATAGCAGTTTCAACCAAACGACCAAGCCTGAGCCGTGTCGCGACTTGCTAAAAATGCAATTTGGCGTAGGACTTAAGTGGGATTAGAACGAGGATCCGAACGGCATGACCGCACGCACCATTCTCCTGGTGGACGATGACAACGACCTGCGTGAAATGTTGGTCGAGCAATTATCGCTTTACGAGGAATTCAACGTCCTGCAGGAAGTGACTGCCGGAAAGGGCGTGCAGACGGCACGCACCGTACCCGTCGATCTCCTCATCATGGATGTCGGCCTGCCCGATATGGACGGCCGCGAGGCCGTGAAGCTGCTGCGCAAGAACGGCTTCAAGCCGCCGATCATCATGCTGACAGGTCATGACACGGATTCCGACACCATCCTCGGCCTCGAAGCCGGCGCCAACGACTATGTGACGAAGCCCTTCCGCTTCGCCGTGCTGCTCGCCCGCATTCGCGCGCAACTGCGCCAGCACGAGCAGAGCGAAGACGCGACCTTCACGGTGGGCCGCTACCTCTTCAAGCCGAGCCAGAAGCTTTTGACGACCGAAGACGGACAAAAGATCCGCCTGACGGAAAAGGAAGCCGCTATCATCCGCTATCTCTATCGCGCCGACCAGAAGGTCGTGACCCGCGATATCCTTCTCGAAGAGGTCTGGGGCTACAATTCCGGCGTGACCACCCATACGCTCGAAACCCATGTCTACCGCCTTCGCCAGAAGATCGAGCGCGACCCCTCCAACGCTGAAATCCTGGTAACGGAAAACGGCGGCTACAAGATCATTCCATAGGCGATCGATGGCGCTGAACGACGATATCCGACTGCTGTCGCAACTGCCGCTGTTTCATGGCATGGGCGATGAGCCGCTGCGGCTGATCGCCTTCGGCGCGGATCGCCGCCATGTGAATGAGGGCCAGACGCTGTTCCGGGAAAAATCGCCGGCCGAATGCGCCTATGTCATCACGCGCGGCAGTTTCGAGCTCAGCACCATCGATGCCGATGGCCAGAAGCAGGTGGAAGCGATGGTCCAGGCAGGCACCATGCTGTCGGAACTGGCGATGGTAACGTTGGTGGAGCGGAAATATACGGCTGTCGCCGCCGAAGAATCCGACGTGATCCGCATCACGCGCGCCCTCTTCCATCGGCTGATCGAGGAATATCCGGACGCCGGCCTGCTGATCCAGAACCGTATCCGCGAAAACTTCGCCGCCCTTGCCAGACAGGCAGCCGCAATGCTCGGCCGCTTTTCCTGACAGCAAAGCCAGAATTTCAATTTAGAGCTCGATGGCGGTCTTCTTCGAAGAGACCGGCGGTGAAATCGGCCGGGATTGACGTAAGGCGTCTTGGAATCCTCGAACCAGTTTCCATGCGTTGGGATCGTAGATCCCTGCCTCATGTGCAGCACTGAGATCACTTGAGGATTGAAAACCTGCAGCTTTGGCGTCGTACTCCATCTTGTTCGAAACGGTGAGCTGCGCAACAAACGCCAGAACGGCAATCAACCATCCAAAGAGCCGATGTCCCTTCCTAAATAGTCCGCGTGAGATGCCGTAGAACATGATGAAAATGAGCACGACAATCAATGCTAGCATAGGTGACATGAACAACCGCGCAGTTGGAAGGAGTCGAATTTATCGCAAAAGCATACTGAATTCTCCATATTCTACCATACCGCGAACGCCGCCAAAAAAGAGTGCGGTTAACGGACGCTGAATGCCGCATCGCAAAACCTCGACGACTATCTAGCAACCGACCATGCGTTCGCCCGGCACTTCCCGCATAAATAGATACGGTGAGAAGCCGCTTCGCGCCCTGATCCGCTAGCGCTTGAAACCAGTAAGGGGATTTTCGTCTCGGCAAATCTATAGATTGAAATGCGCCACGACCGGCACATGGTCGGACGGACGGTCCCAGCCGCGCGCGGCTTTCAGGATCTCGATGCGCTGCAGATGCGGGCCAAGATCGGAGGAGGACCAGATGTGGTCGAGGCGGCGGCCGCGGTCGGCAGCCTCCCAATCCTTGGCGCGATAGCTCCACCACGTATAGAGCTTCTCGCTTGCCGGCACCTGCTGGCGCATCAGGTCGAGCCAGGCGCCGCGCTTCATCACCTCGAGCAGCCCTTCGGTCTCCACTGGCGTATGGCTGACGATCTTCAGGAGCTGCTTGTGCGACCAGACGTCGTGCTCCAGCGGCGCGATATTGAGATCGCCAACGAGGATCGCGGAGGTGTTCTGCTCGGCATTGGCATGCAGCTTCTTCATCTCCTCGATGAAATCGAGCTTGTGACCGAATTTTGGATTGATTGTGCGATCCGGCTCGTCACCGCCGGCCGGAACATAGAAATTGTGCAGGCGGATGCGCCGGCCACCGCGCTCGAAGATGGCCGAGATATGCCTGCTGTCGCCGACATTGCAATAATTCTGGCGATGATCCTCGGTCAGCGGGAAACGCGAGGCGATGGCCACCCCATGATAGCCCTTCTGGCCATGAATGATGATGTGCTCATAGCCAAGCGCGCGGAGCGGCGCGTGAGGGAAAAGCTCGTTCGGAACCTTGGTTTCCTGCAGGCAGAGAATATCGGGCCGGGCCTGCATGACGAATTGCTCGACGATCGGCATACGCAGCCGCACCGAATTGATGTTCCAGGTCGCAATCGAAAATCCCATGCCCGAGCCTTTTCCTTGGAGCAATTCGAGGAAAAGTGCGCAGCGGTTTTCCGTCCGGAATTGCGTCAAAACAGACAGCCGGAGCGATTCGGCGATTCGATGAATCACCGGTCTCTCTCCGGTCAGCGTAAGGCTTTAGACCGGCTGTAGCGGAAAGAAAAGCGCCATTCGCGGCTTACCTGTGGCGCAGGATGGAAGCGACGCTTAGCGCGTATAGTCGATGCGGAAAACACTGTCGTCGAAGGCGACGTTCGTCTTCACATTGTTGATGATGACGTCGGTCGTCTTGCCCTGCGGATCGATGACGGTCCATTGGCGCAGGTCGTAGCTCTTCGAATCAAAGATCATCGTGATGGTGGAATCGCCGAAGACAGTTCGGTTGCCGAGTGTGATCTTGGTCAGATCCGGCTGCGAATCGACGTTGCGCACCATGTCGGCCGAGAGGTCGATCTTGTTGGCCAGCAGCAGGCTCAGCGGCGTCTTCGATAGCTGATACATGTTCCTCGTCTGCGTCTGATCGTTGATGACCTGTACGTTATTACCGTCGCAGATCACGCGCATGCGCGACGGCGGATCGTAGTTGAAACGCATCTTGCCGGGCCGCTGGATAAAGAATGCGCCGCTCATCTGATCGCCGCGCGGTCCGATCTGCAGGAAGCCGCCCTTCATCGACTTGATGGACGAGAAATGATCGGCAATGGCCTGGGCGATACCGGGATTGAGGGTAGCTGCAGCTGTTTGCGTCTGGGCCTGAGCCTGTGCGAAAGCCGAAACCGGCAGAGCGCCTGCCGCGCCGACCGCAAGCGCAGCGCCGAGAAGGTGCCGGCGGGTCAGGGAAAGTCGGCTGGACGGCTGCGCATCAAACTTTGTCATCGAATTCTCCTTCATGCTTCGTCCATGGCGCGCAAAATCGGCGTCTTCATGGCGCAACGGCCCAGGGCCGGTAAGGGGCTGCGATCAAATTTCCCTGAACATAGACGAGATATGCGACACGGAAAGGCAGGTTGCCTCAGCGATCGAGAATATCGGCCTCGGTGGGAACGAGGATTTCGCGCTTGCCGGCGTGGTTGGCCGGGCCGATCACGCCTTCCTGCTCCATGCGCTCGATCAGCGACGCCGCGCGATTGTAGCCGATGCCGAGACGCCGTTGGATATAGGAGGTCGAAGCCTTGCCGTCGCGCAGCACGATCGCAACCGCCTGATCGTAGGGATCTTCTGAATCCGATAGATTGGAAGTGCCGACCGGACCGTGCCCGTCATCATCCTCGTCGTCATCGGCGGTGATGGCATCGAGATATTGCGGCGCGCCCTGTGTCTTCAGATAAGCGACGATATCCTCCACCTCGCCATCGGAAACGAAGGGGCCGTGAACGCGCTGGATGCGCCCGCCGCCGGCCATGTAGAGCATATCGCCCATGCCGAGGAGTTGTTCGGCACCCTGCTCACCGAGGATCGTGCGGCTATCGATCTTCGAGGTCACCTGGAAGGAGATGCGCGTCGGGAAGTTTGCCTTGATCGTGCCGGTGATGACGTCGACCGACGGACGCTGCGTCGCCATGATGACATGGATGCCGGCCGCACGCGCCATCTGCGCCAGACGCTGAACGGCACCTTCGATATCCTTGCCGGCGACCATCATCAGATCGGCCATTTCGTCGATGATGACGACGATGTAGGGCATCGGCTTCAGATCGAATTCTTCCGTCTCGTAGATCGCCTCGCCGGTCTGGCGGTCGAAGCCGGTCTGCACCGTGCGGCTGATCGCCTCTCCCTTGGCAACGGCCTGCTCGACGCGGCTGTTGAAGCCGTCGATGTTGCGCACGCCGATCTTCGACATCTTCTTATAGCGCTCTTCCATCTCGCGGACGGTCCATTTGAGCGCAACGACGGCCTTCTTCGGATCCGTGACGACGGGCGACAGAAGATGCGGAATGCCGTCATAGACGGAGAGTTCGAGCATCTTCGGATCGATCATGATCAGGCGGCACTGTTCCGGCGTCATGCGATAGAGCAGCGACAGGATCATGGTGTTGATGGCGACGGATTTACCCGAACCGGTCGTACCGGCCACGAGCAGATGTGGCATCTTGGCGAGATCGGCAATGACGGGCTCGCCGCCGATCGTCTTGCCGAGCGACATGGCAAGCTTCGCCTTGGAGGTCTCGAAATCGCGGCTGGCGATGAGTTCGCGCAGATAGACCGTTTCGCGCGTCGAGTTCGGCAGCTCGATGCCGATGGCGTTGCGGCCGGGCACGACGGCGACGCGCGCAGCAATCGCGCTCATCGAACGTGCAATGTCATCGGCAAGGCCGATGACGCGGGACGACTTGATGCCGGGCGCCGGCTCCAACTCGTAAAGCGTGACGACCGGTCCGGGCCGGACATGGATGATTTCGCCCTTGACGCCGAAATCCTCCAGCACGCCTTCGAGCATGCGGGCATTCTGTTCCAGCGCGTCGGCCGAGAGCGTCGCATCGCGGGCAACGGCCTTCGGCTCGGCAAGCAGATGGACGGCGGGAAGCTGGAAGCCATAGGGACGAATGAAGGAGGTCTGCGCCTCGCGTTCCGCCCGCGCACCCGGTTTCGGACGCGGCGCGGCAGGAGTGACACGATGGCCGGCAGCGGCTCCCTTTGGAGCAGCCGGGGCCAACGGCCACTCGTCATCCTCATCGTCAGGCAGGATATCGGCAGGACGGCGCGGATCGCGATCATAGATCGAATCCTCGTCTTCATCCTCATCGTCACCGAGACTGATCGACGGCGCGGAAACGACGCGGCGCGCCGGACCATCCATGGACGGCTCCAGACGGTCCCCCCGAGCCATGGGTGCCTTGGCGCGCACCGGCTCGTTCAGCGTACCGAATTCGTCGTCGTTGAAATCATAAGGTGCGTCGAAGGCATGGTCGCGGCGCTTGCGTGGACCCATGCCGAACAGCCGGCGCAGGCGAGCCTGAGTGTTGTACCAGGCATGCATGACAGCGCCGAAGGCCATGAAATTGCCAAGGAAGCTGCCGCGGTCGTCATCCTCGTCCACGTCGCCCACCCGACGGGCGCGGCTGCGAGTTTCCTCGTAATCGTCCTCATCCTCCTCGTCTTCCACGAGATTTTCGCCGATGACGCCGGAGGCAAAGAGCATGAGCCAAATGGCCGGGACTGCGAGAACCGAACCGATGATGATGGCGACGACACCGCTCGGATAGGTGCCGATAAAAAGGGCCGGAAGGCGTAGCAGAAGATCACCGACGACACCGCCGATGCCGTTGGGGATGGGCCAGGTGGGCGGCGCCGGAAAGCAGGCGATGGAGCCGGCCGCGACGATGCAACCGCCGAACCATGCGCCGAGGCGCGAGGGTACCCGATGAAGCTTGCGGTTGGTGATCAGCGCAAAGGCCCAGGCGACGACGGGCAGCATCGCCAGAAGCGAGGCAAGGCCGAACGACTGCATCATGATGTCGGCAAAGGCTGCGCCGGGAAAGCCGAGCAGGTTGGTCGGCGCATTGGCAGTTGCGTAGGAATAGCTGGGGTCCATGACGTTCCAGGTCGCCAGCGCTGCAACGGCAAGCGCCAGCAGGAACAGTATCGCGAAACCTGTCAGGCCCTTGACCTGACGCCAAACCACACTCGATAGCGATAAACGGTCGGGGCGACCGCTCAACGCCGCCGAATTGCTTCTGCCCATGATATCCAGCCCCGTTCCTGTCCAAAGCGCAAACGAATCGGTCTATGCCCACTCGCCGGCAGGTTAGCCATACCTAATCAGAGGAGGGTTAATGGCATGTTAACCATGCACGCCAACCTCATGAATCGCCTGTCGTCTGAAGAAAAATGGCTGCGCACGAACGAAAAGGGCCCGAACCAAGGTCCGGGCCAAGGGCGCCTATTTACGATGAAATAGGACGCGACGGGATGTTGAGCGAAACCGGAGAGTTTGCTCCGGTTTCGCAAGCTCCAATCAGGAATTGTGGTAGGCGGCTTCGCCGTGCGAGGCGAGGTCGAGACCTTCGCGTTCGGCTTCCGGAGCGACGCGCAGGCCGATGATGACGTCGACAACCTTGTAGAGGATCGCCGAGCCGATGCCGCACCACAGGATTGTCGTGACGACGGCGGTCAGCTGGACGACGACCTGGCTGCTCATCGTGACGCCATCGGCATAGCCGACGCCGCCGAGCGAGGCGCTGGCGAAGATGCCGGTTGCGATGGCGCCGAAGATACCACCGATGCAGTGTACGCCGAAGACGTCAGCCGTATCGTCGTAGCCGAACTTGTTCTTCACGACCGAGACGAAGAAGTAGCAGAGCGGCGAGACGATGAGACCCATGACGATCGCGCCCATCGGACCGGCGATACCGGCTGCAGGCGTGATGGCGACGAGGCCGGCAACCATGCCCGAAGCGCCGCCGAGCATGGAGGCCTTGCCGCGGGTGAAGGTTTCGACCAGCGACCAGGAGATGATGGCGGCTGCCGTTGCGACGAAGGTGTTGACGGTTGCGAGCATCGCGCCGCCGGAAGCTTCGAGGTTGGAGCCGGCATTGAAGCCGAACCAGCCGACCCAGAGCATCGATGCGCCGACCATGGTGAGCGTCATGGAGTGCGGAGCCATCATGTCCTTGCCGAAGCCGACGCGCTTGCCGACGAGAATGGCGCCGACGATGCCTGCAATACCGGCATTGATGTGAACGACGGTGCCGCCGGCGAAGTCGAGTGCGCCCATCTTGAAGAGCATGCCGTTGGAATCCCAGACCATGTGGGCGATCGGGAAGTAGACGAAGGTCGCCCACAGCGCGCAGAAGAGCACGGCTGCGCCGAACTTGATGCGCTCGGCGAAGGCGCCGATGATGAGCGCCGGCGTGATGGCAGCGAAGGTCATCTGGAACAGCATGAAGATGAATTCAGGGATGACGACGCCCTTGGAGAAGGTTGCAGCCGTGGTCGAGGTCGAAACGCCCGAGAGGAACATCTTGGCCGTACCGCCCCAGTAAGGGCTCGAACCGCCGCCGAAGGCGAAGGAATAGCCGTAGAGAACCCAGAGGATCATTACGACCGCGCCGATCATCGTGCACTGCATCAGAACCGAGAGCATGTTCTTGGCGCGGACGAGGCCGCCATAGAACAGTGCCAGGCCCGGCACGAGCATGAAGAGCACGAGAATGGTGGAGATGAACATGAAGGCGGTGTCGCCCTTGTCCGGAACCGGTGCGGCGGCGGTCGCAGCGGCTGCAGCCGGAGCGGTCTCCTGCGCAAAGGCGATCGCCGGCGCAAGCAAGGCCGCAGAAAGCGCACCCACCCGTGTCAAGGCGGAGGAAAGCTTGGAAAATGACATGCAAATAACTCCCTGGTCCGCCGTGTCTTACAGCGCTTCTGAATCGGTTTCGCCCGTACGGATGCGCACGGCATGGTCAATGGAATAGACAAAGATCTTGCCGTCGCCGATCTGGCCGGTCTTGGCGGCCGATGCGATGGCCTCGACTGCCTTGTCGACGGTTTCGGATGCGACTGCGACCTCGATCTTCAGCTTCGGCAGGAAGCTGACGGCATATTCGGTGCCGCGATAGATCTCGGTGTGCCCCTTCTGGCGCCCGTAGCCCTTCACTTCGGTCACAGTCAGGCCCTGGATGCCGACAGCCGTGAGGGCCTCACGGACCTCATCGAGCTTGAACGGCTTGATAATGGCCATCACAATTTTCATCTGGTTTCCCATCCTTTGTTAGCCTCGGCGCGGAGCCGACTCTCCTTGCCGCCGACGAGTGTTTCTGCAGCGACTGGCTATACACATTCAAAGGACGTGCCAGATTCGTGACACATTTATAACGTGTTGAAATAAAACAGATTTATTGCACAGACCCAATAAAGTGGCATTTCTCGCCGCGAGAGCCGCACAAATAAAGTGCAATTTTATAAAATTGCACTTTATTTAATCATTTGCCTTTTTACGAATCAGCCCCTCCTGCGCCACCGACGCAATCAGGACACCAGATCGCGTAAACAGGCTGCCGCGGGTAAATCCGCGGGCGCCAGAGGCGCTGGGGCTCTCCTGGCTGTAGAGCAGCCAGTCGTCGAGCTTGAAGGGACGATGGAACCACATGGCATGGTCGAGGCTCGCCACCTGGACGCTCGGGTCCAGAACCGATGTGCCATGCGCATTCAGGGAAACATCGAGCAGCGTCATGTCGGAGAGATAGGCAAGCACAGCGTTCTGATAGAGCCGGTCATCCGGCACCGGTCCCGTCACCCGAACCCAGATATTCTGGCGCTGACTCGGCTGTGCGCGCGAGAAATAGCTTTCGATCGACACCGGCCTGATTTCGATCGCCCGCTTGCGCTCCCAATAGCGGCGGACATTCTCCGGCGCATGGGCAAGATAGCGCTGCTTCACCTGCTCCTCGTCCATCAATTCCTCCGGCATCGGCACATCGGGCATATCGCCCTGATGATCGAAGCCGGGTTCGTCGACCTGGAAGGACGCCGTCAGTGCAAAGATCGCCCTGCCATGCTGAATGGCCAGCACACGTCGCGTATTGAAGCTGGAACCATCGCGCAGGCGGTCGACCTGATAGAGGATCGGCACCGAAGGATCGCCCGGCAGCATGAAATAGGCATGCAGCGAATGCGCGAAGCGATCGCCATTCACCGTTCTCTGCGCCGCCATCAGCGCCTGGCCGATGACCTGGCCGCCGAAGACGCGCTGCCAGCCGACCTGCGGGCTGCTACCGCGAAACAGGTTCATCTCGATCGTTTCGAGATCGAGCGTCGCCAGCACGGTGTCCATCGGGGTGAGCTTCTCGGTCTCTCGCGACATTTTGCTTGAACTCCCATGGTAGGAACCGTCAACAGGATGCTCTATATAGAGCAGGACGTGACAGTAAGACACAGGGAAGCGCTATGTTGGACATGCTGGTAGTGGGTGGCGGATATGTGGGTCTTGCCGCAGCGGTCGCAGTCAAGCAGGCCGCACCCCACCTCGATGTCATGATCGTGGAAGCCGCTCCCGAAACCGCCTGGAAGAAGGACATGCGGGCATCGGCGATCATCGCGGCCGCCTCGAAGATGCTCGATGTTCTCGGCGTCTGGAACGAGATCGCACCGGAGGCCGAGCCGATCACGCGCATGGTCGTCACCGATTCGCGCACGGGCGATCC
The Rhizobium sp. 11515TR DNA segment above includes these coding regions:
- a CDS encoding MFS transporter; amino-acid sequence: MKPIVEEPRKAGHTKSASSIRWALASLSLSMLMPSLDTSIANVGLPTLARTFGASFQQVQWIVLAYLLAITTLIVSVGKLGDIFGRRRLLLIGISLFTLASLFCGIAPTLWLLLAARAFQGLGAAMMMALAIAMVGETVPKERTGSAMGLLGTMSAIGTTLGPSLGGILIASFGWETIFLVNVPLGIANFLLAACFLPADRRHRKVSQGRLDMIGTLLLALTLAAYALAMTIGHGSFGALNMGLLLATASGIALFAFTETKVKSPLLHLSMFHDRKLSTGLAMSTLVSTVIMATLVVGPFYLSRSLGFDAAHVGAIMSSGPLVSALTGVPAGRIVDRFGAQRVTTTGLAGMIVGLFLIVMLQGRFGAAGYIGPLVIVTANYALFQASNNTTIMKDINAEQRGVISGMLSLSRNLGLITGAAVMGAIFTFASGAADITAAHPEAVASGMQTTFAVAALLIVGTLAIALAGSAYAKRAPLSEEAL
- a CDS encoding aldo/keto reductase is translated as MTTQPTITFNDGNSIPQVGLGVWQTPENVAPMAVSTALKAGYRHIDTAAIYANEDGVGEGVRQSGVARKDIYLTTKLWNEAQGFDSTLKAFDESLKRLGTDYIDLYLIHWPSPHRNRYLDTWKAFVRLKEEGRARSIGVSNFAAAHLERIIGETGVTPVLNQIELHPTFQQTELRAVHDKLGIKTESWSPLGQGKLLGNAVIGKIAAKHGRTPAQIIIRWHIDNGLIVIPKSVTPSRIEENLNVFDFKLEGDDLAEMAKLDSASGRIGPDPLTASF
- a CDS encoding L,D-transpeptidase family protein produces the protein MQKTRAGARRTASTIVVRPQPGKKTRALVQVGGMTVPAAIGRSGRSILKREGDGATPIADMKLLYGFTRGDRVRFLRTALPMRHIRKDMLWCDQPDDPNYNRLVKAPFRPSHEELRRGDGLYDVCLVLDWNVSSRRRNRGSAIFFHLIRPGYEPTAGCVAVSLRDMKRILPSLRRGTTVRVV
- a CDS encoding response regulator transcription factor, producing MTARTILLVDDDNDLREMLVEQLSLYEEFNVLQEVTAGKGVQTARTVPVDLLIMDVGLPDMDGREAVKLLRKNGFKPPIIMLTGHDTDSDTILGLEAGANDYVTKPFRFAVLLARIRAQLRQHEQSEDATFTVGRYLFKPSQKLLTTEDGQKIRLTEKEAAIIRYLYRADQKVVTRDILLEEVWGYNSGVTTHTLETHVYRLRQKIERDPSNAEILVTENGGYKIIP
- a CDS encoding cyclic nucleotide-binding domain-containing protein, encoding MALNDDIRLLSQLPLFHGMGDEPLRLIAFGADRRHVNEGQTLFREKSPAECAYVITRGSFELSTIDADGQKQVEAMVQAGTMLSELAMVTLVERKYTAVAAEESDVIRITRALFHRLIEEYPDAGLLIQNRIRENFAALARQAAAMLGRFS
- a CDS encoding exodeoxyribonuclease III, which produces MGFSIATWNINSVRLRMPIVEQFVMQARPDILCLQETKVPNELFPHAPLRALGYEHIIIHGQKGYHGVAIASRFPLTEDHRQNYCNVGDSRHISAIFERGGRRIRLHNFYVPAGGDEPDRTINPKFGHKLDFIEEMKKLHANAEQNTSAILVGDLNIAPLEHDVWSHKQLLKIVSHTPVETEGLLEVMKRGAWLDLMRQQVPASEKLYTWWSYRAKDWEAADRGRRLDHIWSSSDLGPHLQRIEILKAARGWDRPSDHVPVVAHFNL
- a CDS encoding outer-membrane lipoprotein carrier protein LolA — encoded protein: MTKFDAQPSSRLSLTRRHLLGAALAVGAAGALPVSAFAQAQAQTQTAAATLNPGIAQAIADHFSSIKSMKGGFLQIGPRGDQMSGAFFIQRPGKMRFNYDPPSRMRVICDGNNVQVINDQTQTRNMYQLSKTPLSLLLANKIDLSADMVRNVDSQPDLTKITLGNRTVFGDSTITMIFDSKSYDLRQWTVIDPQGKTTDVIINNVKTNVAFDDSVFRIDYTR
- a CDS encoding FtsK/SpoIIIE family DNA translocase, which encodes MGRSNSAALSGRPDRLSLSSVVWRQVKGLTGFAILFLLALAVAALATWNVMDPSYSYATANAPTNLLGFPGAAFADIMMQSFGLASLLAMLPVVAWAFALITNRKLHRVPSRLGAWFGGCIVAAGSIACFPAPPTWPIPNGIGGVVGDLLLRLPALFIGTYPSGVVAIIIGSVLAVPAIWLMLFASGVIGENLVEDEEDEDDYEETRSRARRVGDVDEDDDRGSFLGNFMAFGAVMHAWYNTQARLRRLFGMGPRKRRDHAFDAPYDFNDDEFGTLNEPVRAKAPMARGDRLEPSMDGPARRVVSAPSISLGDDEDEDEDSIYDRDPRRPADILPDDEDDEWPLAPAAPKGAAAGHRVTPAAPRPKPGARAEREAQTSFIRPYGFQLPAVHLLAEPKAVARDATLSADALEQNARMLEGVLEDFGVKGEIIHVRPGPVVTLYELEPAPGIKSSRVIGLADDIARSMSAIAARVAVVPGRNAIGIELPNSTRETVYLRELIASRDFETSKAKLAMSLGKTIGGEPVIADLAKMPHLLVAGTTGSGKSVAINTMILSLLYRMTPEQCRLIMIDPKMLELSVYDGIPHLLSPVVTDPKKAVVALKWTVREMEERYKKMSKIGVRNIDGFNSRVEQAVAKGEAISRTVQTGFDRQTGEAIYETEEFDLKPMPYIVVIIDEMADLMMVAGKDIEGAVQRLAQMARAAGIHVIMATQRPSVDVITGTIKANFPTRISFQVTSKIDSRTILGEQGAEQLLGMGDMLYMAGGGRIQRVHGPFVSDGEVEDIVAYLKTQGAPQYLDAITADDDEDDDGHGPVGTSNLSDSEDPYDQAVAIVLRDGKASTSYIQRRLGIGYNRAASLIERMEQEGVIGPANHAGKREILVPTEADILDR